The Trachemys scripta elegans isolate TJP31775 chromosome 14, CAS_Tse_1.0, whole genome shotgun sequence genome segment TGAACCAGGGTGTATGCATGAGGATAGTGGCATTGGCATGGCTGGTTGGATTGGCTCACTCTGCTCTTCAGACTGGACTGCTCCTCCAGTTACCGTTCTGTGGTCCAAACATCCTGGACAATTTCTACTGTGATGTCCCACAAGTCATCAAACTGGCCTGCACCGACACTCACTTGGCTGAAATGCAGATGAACTTCAACAGTGGGGTACTGATCATAATAATGTTCATCATTCTGCTTATTTCTTACACCGCCATCTTAATCAAGATCAGGACACATGTCACGGAAGGGAAACGCAAGGCTCTGTCCACCTGTGGAACCCAGATCACTGTGATGTGTTTGCAATTCATACCCAGCATCTTCATCTATGCCTGGCCCGTCAAGCAGTTCACCCTGCATAAGGTGGTCTCAGTCATTTACTCTGTAATCACCCCAATGCTGAACCCGATGGTCTACACCCTGAGAAATGCCGAGATGAAGAAGGCCATCAGGAGACTATTGAACAAAATGCTGTTCTCACGGAGGGAAAGACAGACATAGTTTATCTCTCAATGTCCATTTGTGTTAAAAACCTGATCTCACTCATATATCAGAGATCAGATATATGTGGCAcgtgaaatgtgtgtgtggtcAAATAAGATCAAATCCTGCCCACTCATGAGAATCTCAGTTCACAAATGCGTAATAGATGGAAAGCCAGAACCTCCATATAAGGAAGAAAAGCAGTCAGAGGAAATAAGACGTAGCTCCAGATCGGTAAATagtccagatccccagctggaggAAATGGGGGCATCTCACTAAATGGTTTCCACCAGCTGGGGCTTTGACACTGAGAACTGCTGGTCAAAATTATTCTAAGAATGATTTCAACTAATGAGGAATCCATGAAAATAAAtatcttctaaaaaaatctgttgaatAAATTTTGTATCATAACTAATGGACTGATTGCGATGAAGAAATTACTATCCGATGTTCCAATAATGAATAAGgtcattttttttactttatggCTAATTCTGTTATCCCTTATATATATACGCAGCACTTATCTGCATTTATCATGTGAAGTCTCATCAAAATCTTTTAATAATCTTCacaacttactttaaaaaataattggtttTAGTTCTCTACATGCTGTTTCTATTTCTATCCCTATCTTCACAGGTTAAACTGAagttttctttgcttcctttttctgcTAATCTTGATACAGAATGGGAGTAGAATGGGAAACAtttttgatggatttttttataattatCCTTTTCATTCATAATatacacattttgatttttccacaTTTACTCCtttttgaagaaagaaagaaagaaagaaagaaagaaagaaagaagttgaAATTTatgtaaaaagggaaaaaatgtttgaaattttattataagagaaaaaacacagttctttacaaaaatttcaaaattaaaaaatatatttttgtgaatTTCCAAAAGATATTGTGattccttgttttctttctgaACAAGTTCTATGTCTTCAAAGTTTAAAAATGGGCAATTCTTCCTGAACAGATCTTCAGTAAATGTGTATAAGAATTGGATTTTCATAtccaaaaatgaattaaaactaTTTGACCTCCTGTAAGACCTCCTGAACCAACACTGCACTGAGGCATCTGATGAAGTttgttctagcccacaaaagcttatgcccaaataaatttgttagtctctaacatgCCAAAAGGACTCCTAATTTGTTTTTACTGCACTGAGAGAACAGCTACATGCTGTTTCTGGCAGTAATACCTTTAAAAGCACTGGTATTCAGCTGAAGTGCCTGGAAGCATAGAGAGAAGGGGTCGGGGGTGCAGAGGGGTCACTGAgggcagggtgggaaggggacagggactgtgcagGGGTCACAGGTAATAAATCTGCGGACTCTGACCAGCAGTCCAGCTACTCTCCAGAGCAGCTTGCTGTGCACCAGGCCCTTTGCAGGCAACTGTTAAGGGCAAGGATTGAAGAGCCAGCTGTCATCCTTCCATGAGCTCTAGCACTCTGTTTGTCTTAGGGGGAGCTTCTGATTCATTTATCCttagttatgttaactgaagggaGAATTCACAGCCGTCATTCTCAGCAAGCTCTATGATTCATCCACTAATTAGTACCTCTCCGTTTAATGGTACAAGGAAGTAAAAGGAAACTTCAGGAGGGCTATAACTCATGAATCCCAGGGTCCAATGACCCCAGATTTGGATAACGAACACTACCCTATGCCCCCATGAGGCACACCAAACTTCAAAGCAATCTGAGTGACTGTTCAGATTTTAAAGCACTTACAAGAGTTAagctttaaagcatataaaatggcTGGAATGGAAAACTTCTGGCCATTTCTCTGTATTGGTGCATGCGGACTGTCAAAAGTGTACCCTTCCTTAAATACAGAGAGAGTCCCCCAAAGACTGAGAGAATAAACTTGGCAGATTGAAACCATTTTGACCCATATCACATTAATGGTCTGAGCTCTAGCACCgtacaaaaaaaccacacctgaAACTTTTTATCTCTGCAACTCTTAGCTcaaataacttttgaaaaaaatgctatttttttcagGGCTTTTATCTCCACAATTCCTAGCTCAAATGACCCTAAATTTGGGTCACTAACCCTACCTTGAACCCTGTTGAAGAccaccaaatttcaaaggaatctgCCTAAGCATGTCTATATTACAGTGCTTAGAAAGGTTAACTTTTAAACAGTAACCACAATGCAACTTTAGTTATACTGGTGCAGCTGCGCTACTATAATATTAATCAGTTCATTTACGAGCTGGGTACACAACTCACAGACTTCTGTCTATTAACCATAATCTTGGAATATTAAAACAGGATGATGGTGTTAAACAATGAGAACTCAGATGGAGTAATAAACATCAAAGTAGGCATCACAGTACAGATATTCATCTAGTGTGTAAACTGGCTTAGCTCCATAgcactatgccaatttacaccagtaggGATCTGGCCCTTCATATTTGTTCAACCTCTCTGACATACCTACAACCAGGGtgaattagaaagaaagaaagaaagaaagaaagaaagaaagaaagaaagaaagaaagaaagaaagaaagaagttggGCCATTCATCCCAATAAAAATTGAAGATCAGATAGAGAAAATCTTAACAACACTGAATTCCTCCAAAGTTCTATCCCTAGTGGGAATGAATCACTCTGCAACCATTAAAAGTTCCACTCTTGTAATTAATCCCATGGGACAAAGAGCTAAGAACACACAAATGggttcagaatttttttctcatCTTTGGTTTAAGCTCACAGGCAAAGAATATAGATTTAAAACGGCGTAACAGGCCAGATGCCCAGCTGAAAtaaaagggccagatccccagttggTGAAAATAGCCCTAGGTACTATGAAGACAGTGGAACTGTATCAATATACACCAGCAGAGGACCTGGTCCTTAGTTTTTACTGTTTGCTTTCGGGTTCCACTTAATGACCTATTTCAACCAGCCAGGGCAGCCTGAGCTGTGGGTTCCTCTGGTGGCTGCATCCCTAGAAGGGTTAATGTGATGCGGGGGGAAATCCCTGCTCATCCAGAAGTGATTATGTGGAGTTAATGGAGGAACAGGCTTTTCCAGGACAGATGAGTTTCTGGCACCACTAGGCTCTTAGCTATTCCAGGTAACATGTTGGTACTATAAGTATATATTTTATTCTGCAAACCCCTTGGGACACCCTTTGTGCTTCAGCCCTGCCTTGTTTTTAACTAAGGGTCCTTCCAGGGATGCTGCCATTGTGTGAGATGTAGGGCAGGTGCTGTTCTCCCTCTGTGGGTTTAGGGTCAGCTAGTGCAGGTTGTCAGGGTGGTTTGCTCCAGAGGTGAGATCAGAGctgggctcacaaccctggagaCTGGATTCAGCTATTTAGCCCCAGAACAGGGATATCCTGGGCTGTGACCGTATCTGAAGCCTGCACAAGGCAGGATCAGCTCTAGAGCTGAGAGGGGCTTTCAGTCTCATCCTGTTGACTCCTTCACCTCTCACCTAAGCCTGCCCAAGGAGGGGAGCAGGAAGTGCCCATCTGTGGAGTGGTTCCCTGTTTGCTGGGAACTGCCGAGACCCAGCAATTTCAGCAAAAGGGCATGGAAACGGCTGTGGGCTAATACAGCGATGGAGGcatgagagacagacagataaattgtaatccttctgccaggcAGAGTTTGGGTTCAGTACACAAAGGTTCCATTTCAACAatacaatgcaaaactggctcgagcctccacccagtgatctgggaaaaatacacatacacccctgggtgcctcaaagaggcaatactttccctctcacaagcacagagtctagGTGCAGCAAAAAATCTTTAATAACAGGAGGTAAACAActtagcattaaattgggaaaacaccacaactaggatTCATAAACACAAGGCATGAACCAGAAGACCCATCCCCAAGTAGGTTGggccatgtcctttccctttgggttCTTGAGTCCAGAAATCTAAAAgtcaccccactcacagttgctgtccttggtcagtgcagccccagaaattcatctgcagagtttacctcccagcctgagtGGAAGGGGGGGAGGTACAGAGGCACCttacaccaggggtctcaaactcaatttaccttagggccagagCCAGTTCTCAAATCCTCTcagtgggccaataatgtcactgaagatggtgttcacaTCACCTCCCAGCCCGTTTCCCACCCTTTTCCCTCACTCCCTTGGCCTCATGCCGCCGCAGCTGACTCTGTCTGGTGACTactgatgctgcctccatggctgacttgGCCCAGCAACTAATGATACTGCCTCTATGGCTGACTCTGCTCAgcaactagtgatggtatctctgtccctctcccccagccaatgggagctgcggggagggggggggcacttGTAGCAGACAGCTGGTAGAGTGGCTGCATGGgtctctcctctgcagctccgcTTGTAACAGCAAGGATAGGGAAACACTTGCAGGGAGCGGAGCTGCCCGAGGTCAATGACAGGTTGCCGAATGCAATCCCtggagggtcccaggagcagcAAGATCAAGCAACATTTTGGGGAGGGCATGTGAATCTCTCCTGTGCActcccctcctgccaccccctcccctcagctAGCAGCCATGAGGGCCAGatgaaagaactttttaaaaagtttccatgggcCGCAGTGGGAAGGTTCTCAGGCCGCAGATGTTCCGTGGCCCAGGAatttgagacccctgccttaCACACTCCACTGCTCAGGCCCTCAACAGCCGATTGCCACgcctctctgtggggttctgcCCTAGTCTTCACCCCCAGGTGCCCAGGTCTCTCCACTAGCCATTCTGCTAGCTGCACCTCTCTACCAGCCACCACGCCTCTCCATTAGCTATTCACCAATATGTCTTCAGGCCCCCACCCTTAAAACAgctgtcagtgatttcagctgttagtaggggagcctcactgctggggCACATGGATAGTCTTCTTACACCAAAACCACTAGCCAAAAGTAGGTCTAATGCTGAGACCTAGGCATCAGTCACTTCAGTTCTGCAACATGTAACAAGACTCTTGGTTGAGTCTAAATTAACTCTGCTATTACACAGCAAAGTCAAATCAGTGTTTAGGACCCTCAGACAGGTCCCACACCACCAGATACAAATCCCTGTCTCCCCCATTTCACAAGtccctgggctttggaacccatgtcccttatCTAGCAAATGCTactcagttgagggtgagtccctcagtcATAAAATGCTATGTacagtacagttctactgtccttgatgcacataaccaggataacaactctttattactcctgccccaataacaaagagactggggatcccacagcagccaaagtggcCATTTGAGCAAGCAGTACCATCATGCTATGCAGGATGGGTGtacccatgcaaacgagatcagcccctgaagtccttttccacagctcaccaccagatgtcaggggagagctcattctgactctgcttacaaaatAATGACAAAATAGTCAGAAtcctgcttcagagggaatgaacagaacagggcaattatcaaatgatccatcccctgttgtccaatcccagcttctggcaatcagaggtttaggaacatccaaagcatggggttgggtcactgaccatcttggctaatagccattgatggacctatcctccatgagcctatctaattctttttttaacctagttatacttttggccttcacaaaatcccctggcaatgagttcaacAAGTTGATGGTGCGTTGTGGGAAGAAGTAATTACTTTTGTTTGTTCtgaatctgctgcctattaatttcattggatgacccctggtccttctgttatgtgaaggggtaaataacacttccttattcactctcTCCACAACATTCATTTATAGACATTTATCATATCCCACTTTAGTTGTCTCTTCTCTAAGCTGAACAATACCagtctttttatctctcctcatatggaagctgttccatacccctaatcatttttgttgctcttctctgtaccttttccaaatctaatatatctttttttgagatggggcaaccagaacagcATGCAGTTTTCAAGGTGtgcatgtaccatggatttatatagtggcattatgatattttctgttttattatctatccctttcctaatggttcctaacatcctgttagcttttttCGCTGCTACTGCACAttcaacagatgttttcagagaactatccacgatgacaccaagctctctttcttgagtaataatagctaatttagaacccattattttgtaggtatagttgggattatgtttttcaatgtgcattactatgcatttatcaatattgaattccatctgccattttgttgcccattcatccagttttgtgagatccctttttgACTCTTCactgtcagctttggacttaaaagGTCCTGAgtcattttgtattgtctgcaaattttgccacctcactgttggTTCcaagatcatttgtgaatatgttgaacagcacaggtctcagtacagatccttggggaatgcagctatttacatctctccattctgaaaactgaccatttattcctaccttgtgtttcctatcttttaacaagatactaatccatgagagaacattccctcttatcccatgactgcttactttgcttaagagctgttggtgtgggactttgtcaaaagctttctgaaagtccaaatgctctatatcaactggatcacccttgtccacatgcttgttgactctc includes the following:
- the LOC117887528 gene encoding olfactory receptor 4D1-like, translated to MEKKNFTTPVTEFVLMGLTQRPELQPFLYVTFLIVYINTWLGNFIIITTVISDYQLHTSMYILLANLAFLDISESSVSTPKLLSDLLSQHKTISFNECILQMFFFHFFAGAMGFCLVGMAVDRYMAIYKPLQYLTIMNQGVCMRIVALAWLVGLAHSALQTGLLLQLPFCGPNILDNFYCDVPQVIKLACTDTHLAEMQMNFNSGVLIIIMFIILLISYTAILIKIRTHVTEGKRKALSTCGTQITVMCLQFIPSIFIYAWPVKQFTLHKVVSVIYSVITPMLNPMVYTLRNAEMKKAIRRLLNKMLFSRRERQT